One window of the Flavobacteriaceae bacterium YJPT1-3 genome contains the following:
- a CDS encoding tetratricopeptide repeat protein has product MLATTSTSLAQEISPFADVNVDDLGNVSDEFQENFFEALKQKGIENYDRALIALDACIAIAPQRAVLYFEKGKNHLALKQYPAAARAFQKTLDLDGAREDVFELLYEVYYAQQDTEQAEAVLLKLIGYDDIWKEHLVRLYTATGRYEEGLALLDELERDWGKDAYRNSLRQEIYDRSTDKSAQINRLTEQISTNPKNEEEYLKLIYLYTEQGAVQKAFDTAQELLKVNPESKVVHLALYKFYLEDGNTDDAVASMQEVLKSDKITAQVKHKVLNDFLLFVNENPDYEPELEEAVKLFAEEEVEIDIYQSLAAYYKNRGDTEQALNYYQLALLRAPDNLVLIKETLALQMELGHFEQAIEGSKNALELYPAQPMLYLIYGNASLETNQSDQAVESLLYGLDYVFDNPSLESAFYKALERSYGASGQQDKAEEYRKKAAALTQ; this is encoded by the coding sequence ATGTTAGCAACTACAAGCACTAGTCTTGCTCAGGAAATTTCACCCTTTGCGGATGTGAACGTGGATGATCTGGGCAATGTTTCTGATGAATTCCAGGAGAATTTTTTCGAAGCCTTGAAACAAAAGGGCATCGAGAATTACGACCGAGCGCTAATTGCTTTAGACGCCTGTATTGCTATAGCGCCCCAACGCGCCGTATTATATTTCGAAAAAGGAAAGAATCATTTAGCCCTCAAACAATACCCTGCCGCTGCCCGGGCTTTCCAGAAAACACTAGATCTGGATGGAGCCCGTGAGGACGTATTTGAATTGTTATACGAAGTATATTACGCTCAACAGGACACAGAGCAAGCAGAAGCAGTATTGCTTAAGCTGATTGGTTACGACGACATTTGGAAAGAGCATTTGGTACGCTTATATACGGCCACAGGGCGTTACGAGGAAGGTCTGGCCCTGCTTGATGAGTTAGAGAGAGACTGGGGCAAAGATGCTTATCGCAACAGCCTGAGGCAGGAGATCTATGATCGCAGCACCGATAAATCGGCTCAGATCAACCGCCTTACCGAGCAAATCAGCACCAACCCAAAAAACGAGGAAGAATATCTTAAACTGATCTATCTGTACACAGAGCAAGGTGCCGTCCAGAAAGCATTTGACACCGCACAAGAGTTACTGAAGGTCAATCCGGAATCAAAAGTGGTGCATCTGGCGTTGTATAAGTTTTATCTGGAGGACGGCAATACAGACGATGCGGTTGCCAGTATGCAGGAGGTTTTGAAAAGCGATAAGATTACCGCACAGGTCAAGCACAAAGTGTTGAATGACTTTTTGCTATTCGTCAATGAAAATCCCGATTACGAGCCTGAATTGGAAGAGGCTGTAAAGCTATTTGCAGAAGAAGAAGTAGAAATTGATATCTACCAGTCTCTAGCGGCTTACTATAAGAATCGAGGGGATACAGAACAAGCGTTGAACTATTATCAATTGGCCCTTCTTCGTGCACCGGACAATCTGGTTTTGATCAAAGAGACACTGGCCCTGCAGATGGAATTAGGCCACTTCGAACAGGCTATTGAAGGGAGTAAAAATGCTCTCGAATTATATCCAGCGCAACCGATGCTATATCTCATTTACGGCAACGCCTCTCTAGAGACGAACCAGTCTGATCAAGCCGTAGAAAGTTTGCTATACGGACTGGATTATGTATTTGACAATCCAAGTTTGGAAAGTGCCTTTTATAAAGCGTTAGAGCGCTCCTATGGTGCCTCGGGACAGCAGGATAAAGCAGAAGAATATAGAAAAAAAGCAGCCGCATTGACGCAGTAA
- a CDS encoding sugar phosphate nucleotidyltransferase, with translation MKIIVPMAGRGSRLRPHSLTVPKPLIPIAGKPIVHRLVTDIAKILEEPVDEIAFILGDPAWFGDDVVRHLKALAESLGAKGTIYRQDQPLGTGHAIMCAEPSLKGPAVVAYADTLIRASFTLDKEADAVIWTKQVDHPEAYGVVKLNDQDEIVELVEKPKSFVSDQAVIGIYYFKDIAVLKQELQQVLDNNIVHGGEYQINDGIKGMMAKGKIFKTGTVDEWMDCGNKEVALDTNAKMLEFLKKDGEEQLIASSATLENASIIPPCYVGEKVVLRNTTLGPFVSVGEGTVIENSTVKNSLIQTQTTIKNAQLDQAMIGNHVQYNGNFKAISIGDYSVLE, from the coding sequence ATGAAAATAATTGTCCCTATGGCCGGCCGGGGAAGCCGGTTGCGACCCCATAGCTTAACCGTTCCTAAACCCTTAATTCCGATCGCCGGAAAGCCCATCGTTCATCGATTGGTGACTGATATTGCTAAGATACTGGAAGAACCGGTTGATGAGATTGCCTTTATCCTGGGTGATCCCGCCTGGTTTGGAGACGATGTGGTAAGGCATTTAAAAGCCTTAGCTGAAAGCCTGGGAGCCAAAGGAACGATCTACAGACAGGATCAACCCTTGGGCACCGGACACGCGATTATGTGTGCTGAGCCTTCTCTGAAGGGCCCTGCTGTCGTGGCCTACGCCGATACACTGATTCGCGCAAGCTTTACCTTAGATAAAGAGGCTGATGCGGTGATATGGACCAAGCAAGTGGATCATCCGGAGGCGTATGGAGTGGTTAAATTGAATGATCAGGACGAAATTGTAGAACTGGTGGAAAAACCCAAATCGTTCGTTTCTGACCAGGCAGTCATAGGAATTTATTATTTTAAGGATATCGCAGTATTGAAGCAAGAGCTACAGCAAGTACTGGATAACAACATTGTGCACGGCGGAGAATATCAGATCAATGACGGGATCAAAGGCATGATGGCCAAGGGCAAAATCTTTAAAACCGGTACCGTAGACGAATGGATGGATTGTGGGAATAAGGAAGTAGCACTGGACACCAATGCTAAAATGCTTGAGTTTTTGAAAAAAGATGGAGAAGAACAATTGATCGCTTCATCAGCCACTCTGGAGAATGCGTCCATCATACCGCCCTGTTACGTAGGGGAAAAGGTGGTTTTGCGCAATACGACCCTCGGGCCTTTCGTTTCAGTGGGGGAAGGCACAGTTATTGAAAACAGTACGGTCAAAAATAGTTTGATCCAGACACAGACAACCATCAAGAATGCCCAGTTGGATCAGGCAATGATTGGTAATCATGTCCAGTATAACGGCAATTTCAAAGCGATCAGCATAGGAGATTACAGTGTGCTGGAGTAG
- the dut gene encoding dUTP diphosphatase has protein sequence MKIKIINRSSHELPAYETLASAGMDLRAHLESPVTLVPMERKIISTGLHLELPVGIEAQVRPRSGLAAKKGVTVLNAPGTIDADYRGDVGVILINLSQEDFTVHSGDRIAQLVIAKHERASWEEVADLTTTDRGEGGFGSTGVQ, from the coding sequence ATGAAAATAAAGATCATCAACCGTTCTTCACATGAGTTACCCGCCTATGAAACCTTAGCGTCTGCCGGGATGGATCTCAGAGCCCATTTGGAATCGCCAGTAACCTTGGTCCCTATGGAGCGAAAGATCATCTCCACCGGATTACATCTGGAACTACCAGTAGGCATAGAGGCTCAGGTACGTCCCAGAAGTGGATTAGCAGCCAAAAAAGGAGTGACTGTTTTGAATGCACCGGGAACCATAGATGCCGATTATCGCGGAGACGTTGGAGTGATATTGATCAATCTAAGTCAGGAGGACTTTACCGTACACTCGGGAGATCGAATCGCCCAATTGGTGATCGCCAAACACGAACGCGCAAGCTGGGAAGAAGTAGCCGATTTAACGACTACTGACCGCGGAGAAGGAGGATTTGGCAGTACCGGAGTGCAGTAA
- a CDS encoding polysaccharide biosynthesis C-terminal domain-containing protein, giving the protein MTYFVITGALGFLIIVAFIDPLKAFVVRDPEYWKAIDIVPIILLANLFLGMYHNLAIWYKLTDRTHYGMYFSLFGALITILLNVLLIPIIGFMASAYATFAAYGMMLLLSYVFGKKHYPVPYEWPRIGIYLLLAISFAAISYLVFRENFRVSGILLVVFLSAIYIGERKRLLAILRR; this is encoded by the coding sequence ATGACTTATTTTGTGATCACCGGTGCGCTGGGATTCCTGATCATCGTGGCCTTTATTGACCCCTTAAAAGCCTTTGTCGTCCGTGATCCGGAATACTGGAAAGCAATCGATATTGTACCGATTATCTTACTCGCTAACCTCTTTCTGGGTATGTACCACAACCTGGCGATCTGGTACAAACTCACAGATCGTACCCACTACGGCATGTATTTCTCTCTTTTTGGCGCCTTGATCACCATACTACTTAACGTTCTTTTGATTCCGATCATTGGTTTTATGGCTTCAGCCTATGCTACCTTTGCAGCCTACGGAATGATGCTTTTGCTTTCATATGTATTTGGTAAAAAGCATTACCCTGTGCCCTATGAATGGCCCCGTATTGGGATTTATCTGCTGTTGGCTATCTCCTTTGCAGCGATTTCCTATCTGGTTTTTAGAGAAAACTTTAGGGTAAGTGGTATCTTGCTAGTGGTGTTTTTGAGTGCCATTTATATCGGTGAGCGTAAACGCCTCCTAGCAATTCTAAGACGATAA
- a CDS encoding oligosaccharide flippase family protein, giving the protein MSTLKRFVKDTAIYGLATTLPRVMNIILLGLHTDILATTGYAVNTRFYVWAAFFNVLLTYGMETAFFRFFAKQEAKNRVYATVLIALTSSTITFFLIVLFFRNDLSLWLDLDVKFFIYLILILMLDTLVVAPFAHLRAQGKALKFAGIKLSNLAIYVVLNFFFLWAIPFYGWQFSWYDGNQQVQYIFIANVAASLVTFLLIVPDFFKIQWVFDRKLFMQLWQYGWPIMIAGLAFVVNENLDKLLLGKMLDDDIMGSYAGCYKLAVFMTIFIQAFRLGAEPFFSIMPPLRMPNKPMRPS; this is encoded by the coding sequence TTGAGCACTCTCAAACGCTTTGTTAAGGATACGGCCATTTACGGACTGGCAACCACCTTACCCCGGGTCATGAATATCATTCTCCTGGGTTTACATACCGATATTTTAGCGACCACGGGGTATGCGGTGAATACCCGCTTTTACGTATGGGCAGCCTTCTTCAATGTGTTGTTGACCTACGGTATGGAAACGGCTTTCTTTCGCTTTTTTGCAAAGCAGGAGGCCAAAAATAGGGTGTATGCTACCGTATTGATCGCCCTGACCAGTAGCACCATCACCTTTTTTCTAATCGTTCTTTTCTTTAGGAACGACTTGTCGCTGTGGCTGGATCTGGACGTGAAGTTCTTTATTTACCTCATTCTGATTCTCATGCTGGATACTTTGGTGGTCGCTCCCTTTGCGCATCTTCGAGCTCAGGGGAAAGCCTTAAAGTTCGCGGGTATTAAACTCAGTAACCTGGCCATTTATGTAGTGCTCAATTTCTTTTTTCTTTGGGCAATACCCTTTTACGGCTGGCAATTTTCCTGGTACGATGGCAATCAACAGGTGCAATACATTTTTATCGCCAATGTGGCCGCTAGCCTGGTAACCTTTCTATTGATCGTTCCGGATTTCTTTAAGATCCAATGGGTGTTTGACCGCAAACTCTTTATGCAGCTCTGGCAATACGGTTGGCCCATCATGATTGCCGGACTTGCCTTTGTGGTCAATGAAAATCTCGACAAGCTTCTTCTCGGTAAGATGCTGGATGACGATATTATGGGTTCGTATGCGGGATGTTATAAGCTGGCCGTATTCATGACCATTTTTATTCAAGCCTTTCGGCTGGGCGCCGAACCCTTTTTTTCAATCATGCCTCCGCTAAGAATGCCAAACAAACCTATGCGACCATCATGA
- a CDS encoding sigma factor-like helix-turn-helix DNA-binding protein yields the protein MSSPETDSQQSELQWQLLYHCIEKLDPLNKTILLLSLEKTPQKEIATIVGLSHEAVRVKMHRIKKELIQCTQHEKL from the coding sequence ATGAGCAGTCCGGAAACTGACAGTCAGCAGAGTGAATTACAATGGCAACTGCTGTATCACTGTATCGAAAAACTAGATCCTTTGAACAAAACCATCCTCTTGCTTAGCCTGGAGAAAACCCCACAAAAGGAAATTGCCACCATAGTGGGCCTTTCTCATGAGGCCGTACGGGTTAAAATGCATCGCATTAAAAAAGAACTTATTCAATGTACGCAACATGAAAAATTATGA
- a CDS encoding RNA polymerase sigma factor has product MTATDFDSIYKDHYDAVFRLCLGYVSGDEDTAKDLTQESFVKVFQNLPSFRQEAALGTWIYRITVNTCLAFLRKKKNGQHPIMNTR; this is encoded by the coding sequence ATGACAGCGACGGATTTTGACTCCATATATAAAGACCACTACGATGCCGTATTTAGGTTGTGTTTGGGTTATGTGTCCGGCGATGAGGATACGGCCAAAGACCTGACGCAAGAATCCTTCGTCAAGGTATTTCAGAACCTCCCGTCTTTTCGTCAGGAAGCCGCTTTGGGTACCTGGATCTATCGCATCACGGTAAACACCTGTTTGGCCTTTCTTCGGAAGAAAAAAAATGGCCAACATCCTATAATGAATACCAGGTAA
- a CDS encoding alpha/beta hydrolase, translating into MKTLITLVFTLVLSCSWAQQEFTAFEVKVTGSGDPILLFPGFSCTQEVWKETIATLSEQYECHAFTFAGFGEVPPIDSPWLDTIKEQLLQYVTSNHLEQPHLLGHSLGGTLSLWLAAEHGDQFGELVVVDALPAMGALMIPNFKAEHIAYDTPYNKQMLAMSEEAFGQMAVQMATGMTTDESKRTKIANWIEQTDRETYVYGYTDLLKMDMREGLPKIKNKVTLLAATVPYGRAAAEQTYKTQYEGLKDYELHFAEGSAHFIMFDKPEWFKDQITQAFLLQ; encoded by the coding sequence ATGAAAACCTTGATTACCCTCGTATTCACCCTAGTTTTATCATGCTCCTGGGCACAGCAAGAGTTCACCGCCTTTGAGGTAAAGGTGACCGGAAGCGGTGATCCTATTCTCCTTTTCCCCGGTTTTAGTTGTACTCAGGAGGTCTGGAAGGAAACGATCGCAACGCTCTCTGAACAGTATGAATGTCACGCTTTTACCTTTGCCGGCTTTGGCGAAGTACCTCCAATAGATTCGCCCTGGCTAGATACCATCAAAGAGCAACTCCTGCAGTATGTAACTTCCAACCATTTGGAACAGCCACATCTGCTTGGCCACAGTCTGGGAGGCACCTTATCCCTGTGGTTAGCTGCAGAACATGGTGATCAGTTTGGTGAGTTGGTGGTCGTTGATGCCTTGCCGGCCATGGGTGCGTTGATGATCCCTAATTTCAAAGCGGAACACATCGCTTATGATACGCCCTACAACAAACAAATGTTGGCCATGAGTGAGGAGGCCTTCGGGCAAATGGCAGTGCAAATGGCTACGGGAATGACTACGGACGAATCCAAACGAACGAAAATTGCCAACTGGATTGAACAAACCGACCGGGAGACTTACGTTTACGGCTACACTGATTTACTCAAAATGGACATGCGGGAAGGACTCCCTAAAATCAAAAATAAAGTCACGCTGTTGGCGGCTACAGTACCGTACGGACGTGCCGCGGCTGAGCAGACTTATAAGACCCAGTATGAAGGTCTCAAAGACTACGAACTCCATTTTGCTGAGGGCTCCGCTCATTTCATTATGTTTGACAAACCAGAATGGTTTAAGGACCAGATCACCCAAGCCTTTTTATTGCAATAA
- the atpG gene encoding ATP synthase F1 subunit gamma, with product MANLKEIRNRISSVSSTMQITSAMKMVSAAKLKKAQDAITAMRPYSDKLTELLQSLSATLDGDSGSKFAETRPVKKVLIVAISSNRGLAGAFNSNIVKECKQLAEEKYANQDVSFYTIGKKAGDILVKSHQVVKRNSEIFDDLTFDQVAAIAEELMTLFTEREYDQIDMVYNSFKNAATQLVMTEQYLPIQPKVIEGASTTAQDYIFEPSKEQIVEELIPKALKTQLFKGIRDSVASEHGARMTAMHKATDNATELRDELKLQYNKARQASITNEILEIVGGAEALNG from the coding sequence ATGGCGAATTTAAAGGAAATACGTAACAGAATATCCTCGGTTTCTTCAACCATGCAGATCACCAGTGCCATGAAAATGGTTTCTGCTGCTAAATTGAAGAAAGCACAGGATGCTATTACGGCGATGCGGCCGTATTCGGACAAGTTGACCGAATTGTTGCAGAGCCTGAGCGCCACTTTGGACGGAGACTCCGGGAGTAAGTTTGCAGAAACCAGGCCGGTGAAAAAGGTGCTTATCGTGGCCATTTCCTCCAATCGTGGACTGGCAGGCGCGTTTAACTCCAACATCGTAAAGGAGTGTAAGCAATTGGCCGAAGAGAAATACGCAAATCAGGACGTGTCCTTCTACACCATCGGTAAGAAGGCCGGAGATATCCTGGTCAAGTCGCATCAAGTAGTGAAGCGGAATAGTGAGATTTTTGACGATCTGACCTTTGATCAGGTAGCAGCAATTGCTGAAGAATTGATGACGCTTTTTACCGAAAGGGAGTACGACCAGATCGACATGGTGTACAACAGCTTTAAGAATGCCGCTACCCAGTTGGTGATGACCGAGCAATACTTACCCATTCAGCCTAAGGTCATAGAAGGAGCGAGCACGACGGCTCAAGACTACATCTTCGAGCCTTCTAAAGAGCAAATCGTAGAGGAGCTGATCCCTAAAGCCTTAAAAACACAATTGTTCAAAGGTATTCGTGATTCTGTCGCCAGTGAGCACGGTGCGCGTATGACCGCCATGCACAAGGCTACGGATAACGCTACTGAACTGCGTGACGAATTAAAGTTACAATATAACAAAGCCCGTCAGGCATCCATTACCAACGAGATCTTAGAGATTGTAGGTGGTGCAGAAGCCTTGAATGGATAG
- the atpA gene encoding F0F1 ATP synthase subunit alpha has translation MAEVKPAEISAILKEQLSGAKVEATLDEVGTVLTVGDGIARVYGLANAEYGELVEFDGGLEGIVLNLEEDNVGVVLLGPSKEIKEGATVKRTQRIASINVGEGIVGRVVNTLGQPIDGKGNIEGKLYEMPLERKAPGVIYRQPVNEPLQTGIKSIDAMIPVGRGQRELVIGDRQTGKTTVCIDTILNQKEFYDAGNPVYCIYVAIGQKASTVANIAKVLEEKGALAYTTIVAANASDPAPMQVYAPFAGAAIGEYFRDTGRPALIIYDDLSKQAVAYREVSLLLRRPPGREAYPGDVFYLHSRLLERSAKVIADDELAKNMNDLPDSLKPIVKGGGSLTALPIIETQAGDVSAYIPTNVISITDGQIFLESDLFNSGVRPAINVGISVSRVGGSAQIKSMKKVAGTLKLDQAQFRELEAFAKFGSDLDAATQNVIEKGRRNVEILKQAQNDPYTVEDQIAIIYAGSKNLLRDVPVDKVKQFEAEYLEFLNAQHRDVLDTLKAGKLTDEVTNTLTKVAKDLAANYKK, from the coding sequence ATGGCCGAAGTAAAGCCCGCTGAGATTTCAGCAATTTTAAAAGAGCAATTATCAGGAGCTAAAGTAGAAGCAACTTTAGACGAAGTAGGAACAGTACTTACCGTGGGAGATGGTATCGCCCGTGTGTATGGCCTTGCTAATGCCGAATACGGTGAACTTGTTGAGTTTGACGGCGGTTTAGAAGGAATTGTTCTTAACCTGGAAGAAGATAACGTTGGGGTAGTACTTTTAGGCCCCTCCAAAGAAATTAAGGAAGGTGCAACGGTAAAGCGTACCCAGCGAATCGCTTCTATCAATGTAGGAGAAGGCATCGTAGGACGTGTAGTCAACACTCTGGGGCAACCCATCGACGGAAAGGGCAATATTGAAGGCAAGCTTTACGAGATGCCTTTGGAGCGTAAAGCTCCGGGAGTAATTTACCGTCAGCCGGTAAACGAGCCCCTCCAAACCGGAATCAAGTCAATTGACGCGATGATCCCTGTGGGTCGTGGTCAGCGTGAGCTGGTTATTGGTGACCGTCAAACAGGGAAGACCACCGTTTGTATTGACACCATCCTGAACCAAAAAGAGTTTTACGACGCTGGTAATCCAGTATACTGTATTTATGTAGCTATTGGCCAAAAGGCGTCTACGGTCGCTAATATTGCCAAAGTACTGGAAGAAAAAGGAGCCCTGGCCTACACGACCATCGTAGCCGCAAACGCTTCTGACCCGGCTCCAATGCAGGTATATGCTCCTTTTGCCGGAGCGGCTATTGGAGAGTACTTCCGTGACACCGGGCGTCCTGCACTGATCATCTACGATGATTTATCGAAGCAGGCGGTTGCTTACCGTGAGGTTTCCCTTTTGCTCCGTCGTCCACCGGGACGTGAGGCTTATCCTGGAGATGTTTTCTATTTGCACTCGCGCTTGTTAGAGCGTTCTGCAAAAGTGATCGCTGATGACGAGTTGGCGAAGAACATGAACGATCTTCCGGACTCCCTAAAGCCTATCGTCAAAGGAGGAGGTTCTTTAACTGCACTTCCTATTATTGAAACACAGGCGGGTGACGTATCGGCCTATATTCCAACCAATGTAATTTCGATTACTGACGGACAGATTTTTTTGGAGTCTGACCTCTTTAACTCCGGAGTACGCCCTGCGATTAACGTAGGTATCTCTGTATCTCGTGTGGGTGGATCTGCACAGATCAAATCCATGAAGAAAGTTGCTGGTACCTTGAAACTGGATCAGGCACAGTTCCGTGAACTGGAAGCTTTCGCGAAATTCGGATCGGATCTGGATGCCGCTACACAAAACGTGATCGAGAAAGGTCGTCGTAATGTAGAGATTCTAAAGCAAGCGCAAAACGACCCCTATACCGTAGAAGACCAAATCGCGATCATCTATGCAGGTTCTAAGAACTTATTGCGTGATGTACCGGTTGATAAAGTAAAGCAGTTCGAAGCGGAGTATTTGGAATTCTTAAATGCACAGCACAGAGACGTGCTGGACACCCTGAAGGCGGGTAAGCTAACCGATGAGGTGACCAATACGTTGACAAAAGTAGCTAAGGACTTAGCCGCGAATTACAAAAAGTAA
- the atpH gene encoding ATP synthase F1 subunit delta, whose translation MSGSRASIRYAKALISLAKERGREAAMLSEMKDIAATLENSKELRLFLGNPIINTSKKGDALKGIFAKMEEAQELFHLLAKNNRTDLLASISENYIALSNAEAGIQAATVTTAVALTPELEKEVLAKVKSLTDCNEVKLHQEVDPDIIGGFILRVGDLQYNASIANKLSNLKRTLVDA comes from the coding sequence ATGTCCGGTTCCAGAGCATCCATCCGATACGCCAAAGCCCTAATCAGCCTCGCAAAAGAGCGTGGAAGGGAAGCTGCTATGTTGAGTGAAATGAAAGACATTGCTGCTACTTTGGAGAACAGTAAAGAATTACGCCTGTTTTTAGGCAATCCCATTATTAACACCTCCAAGAAAGGGGATGCATTGAAAGGGATCTTTGCCAAGATGGAGGAGGCGCAAGAGCTATTTCACTTGTTGGCTAAAAACAACAGGACTGATTTACTGGCTTCCATCAGTGAAAATTACATTGCCCTGAGCAATGCAGAAGCAGGAATTCAGGCAGCTACGGTAACTACCGCAGTAGCACTGACACCAGAGTTGGAAAAAGAAGTATTGGCGAAGGTGAAATCCTTGACCGATTGCAATGAAGTAAAATTACACCAGGAAGTAGATCCGGATATTATTGGTGGATTCATATTACGTGTAGGCGACCTGCAATACAATGCCAGCATCGCAAACAAATTGAGTAACTTAAAAAGAACATTGGTTGACGCTTAA
- a CDS encoding F0F1 ATP synthase subunit B, protein MEKLIGEFSIGLFFWQAVLFVLLLFLLRKFAWKPILNAVNEREEGIKNALLAAENAKKEMENLQADNDKLLKEARAEREAMLKEAREVKAKMIADAKEEAKAEADKTIAQAQIAIQSEKNAAVAELKEQVAALSIEIAEKVLTKELSSKDQQLQLVDELLNKATLNA, encoded by the coding sequence ATGGAAAAATTAATAGGTGAGTTTTCAATAGGATTGTTCTTCTGGCAAGCCGTATTGTTCGTGTTGCTACTTTTCTTATTGCGCAAATTCGCATGGAAGCCTATCCTGAACGCAGTCAATGAGCGCGAAGAAGGGATCAAAAACGCTTTATTGGCCGCTGAGAACGCTAAGAAGGAAATGGAAAACCTCCAGGCGGATAATGATAAGTTGTTGAAAGAGGCTCGTGCAGAACGGGAGGCGATGCTGAAAGAAGCTCGTGAAGTGAAAGCGAAAATGATCGCAGACGCCAAAGAAGAAGCTAAAGCTGAAGCTGACAAGACGATTGCTCAGGCGCAGATAGCCATTCAAAGTGAAAAGAATGCAGCAGTTGCAGAATTAAAAGAGCAGGTAGCTGCCTTGTCTATCGAGATCGCAGAGAAAGTGCTAACCAAAGAATTGTCAAGCAAAGATCAGCAACTCCAATTGGTAGACGAGTTGTTGAATAAAGCGACCTTAAACGCATAA
- the atpE gene encoding ATP synthase F0 subunit C gives MEIPSVIGAGLAVIGAGIGIGMIGGKAMEAIARQPEAYGKIQTAMLIAAALIEGIGFAAIFAG, from the coding sequence ATGGAAATCCCAAGTGTAATAGGTGCAGGACTTGCCGTTATCGGAGCTGGTATCGGAATTGGAATGATTGGTGGAAAAGCTATGGAAGCGATCGCCCGTCAGCCTGAGGCTTATGGAAAGATTCAAACAGCGATGCTTATTGCAGCAGCGCTTATTGAAGGTATTGGTTTTGCCGCGATTTTCGCAGGATAA
- the atpB gene encoding F0F1 ATP synthase subunit A, with protein sequence MLGKRRVHLLALLMFFTAASAFAKDGASSTGQDSTPESRKQEVKEYVQHHLLDSHDFSLFSYTDDSGEVHHVGFPLPVILWDDGLKVFSSGKFHHGETVAEVDGDYYALHHAKIYKTNAAGDLNYDEEGHVTNEKPLIDLSITKGVFMIILTGILMFFLFRSLAKSYKNNNGIATGFGRFFEPIVLYIRDDIAVANIGEKHYRKFMPFLLTIFFFIWFLNIFGLTPFGVNVTGNIAITTALAIIVFVITTFSGKKDYWKHIFDPLGDGMPWYGKMVIYIILVPIEILGIFIKPFALLIRLYANMTAGHVVLGSLIGLIFIFQNWVGGTLSFGLAFAISLIEVLVALLQAYIFTMLSALYFGFAVEEHDHDHEHEGEAELSHL encoded by the coding sequence ATGCTAGGAAAAAGACGAGTACACTTACTTGCGTTATTAATGTTCTTTACCGCAGCTTCAGCTTTTGCAAAAGATGGGGCTTCGTCAACCGGTCAGGACTCTACTCCTGAAAGCCGAAAACAAGAGGTAAAAGAATACGTTCAACATCACCTTTTAGATTCTCACGACTTTAGCTTATTCTCTTACACTGATGATAGTGGAGAGGTACATCATGTGGGGTTCCCACTTCCGGTCATTCTTTGGGATGACGGCCTAAAAGTATTTTCTTCCGGGAAATTTCACCACGGAGAAACAGTAGCTGAGGTAGATGGCGATTATTACGCTTTGCACCACGCTAAGATCTATAAGACCAATGCAGCCGGCGATTTGAATTACGATGAGGAAGGACATGTGACCAATGAAAAACCGTTGATCGACCTTTCTATCACCAAAGGAGTCTTTATGATCATCCTTACCGGTATTTTAATGTTCTTCTTGTTCAGAAGCTTAGCCAAGAGCTACAAGAACAATAACGGGATCGCTACCGGTTTTGGTCGCTTCTTTGAGCCGATCGTGCTCTATATCCGTGATGACATCGCCGTGGCTAATATTGGAGAAAAGCATTACCGAAAGTTCATGCCGTTCTTGTTGACCATCTTTTTCTTTATCTGGTTCCTGAACATATTTGGATTGACGCCTTTTGGAGTTAACGTGACCGGCAATATTGCCATCACCACCGCCCTGGCGATCATCGTATTTGTGATTACCACCTTCAGCGGTAAAAAAGATTACTGGAAACACATATTCGATCCTTTGGGAGATGGAATGCCGTGGTATGGAAAAATGGTGATCTACATCATCCTCGTGCCTATTGAGATCCTCGGGATTTTCATTAAGCCTTTCGCACTGCTTATCCGTTTGTATGCAAACATGACAGCAGGACACGTCGTACTGGGAAGTTTGATCGGACTGATCTTTATTTTCCAAAACTGGGTGGGTGGAACCTTATCCTTCGGACTGGCGTTCGCCATTTCATTGATCGAAGTTTTAGTGGCCTTATTGCAGGCTTATATTTTCACCATGTTGAGTGCCTTATATTTCGGGTTTGCCGTAGAAGAGCATGATCATGATCACGAACATGAAGGAGAAGCAGAGCTTTCTCATCTATAG